The sequence CCCTTGTTATTATCTCATTAAATCGTTAATTCTCGCTTCTTACTAACCCAAACTCCAGATAATCAATGCCAGGAACCAGGGTATGAATGGTGTCTGGACGAACTAGGTAGATATTCTCCAATCTTGGATCCTAGTTTTTTGTTACTATTCCTAATAAAGgccaagtatatataaaagacaaaCGAAAGCAAGGAAGGAGTTCAGAAAGACTCCAAGACAAAATCATGCCTCGTCATGAAATATCCGATCTGGCGTCTGACTTGGCGCTCTGTTTATCATGTATAGATACAAGTTGAACCTCATCGGTATCTCCATATTCAACTGTATATGATCTTTGATAGGCGATCCGGTTGGGTCCGATATCGGGATGAGAGTGTGATCTATCCACCTGTGACCCGGCACTATGTCCCAAGGGAAGGCGGCTCGCTCGTTTATTTGACGATCGATTGCGTCTTGAGCTCCTTCCATACCGTTCTGTCGTTCCCTGGAGCTTAGGGAACAGGCGAACAAGCAGGACGCGGAGAGAAGGCAAGCAAACACAGACAAGACCAGTGTTAATCTCCACAACGGACCAGACGCTAACGTCAAAGAAATCCCAGGTAGGATTAAGGCTATCGGAACCGAATTTGATAAGGGACCGAAGACGTAGAATACTGACAACAGTAACGCTGGTGGTTCGATTAGCCAGCAGattccaaaaaaaagggggggagggggggtggAACTTACAAAGCACCGATGCAAAACATCATTCCGACACCAACCTTGCGTCTCCAGTCCAAGTTGAGGCTTTTAAGCTGCCATAGGGGAATGGCCAGTACCCATATATCGATCGCTATGCTAATGGCGGCATTTGACCAGGCAATGGAATTGATGTTTAAACACGTGCCCTTGTGCTCCCCGTCCCATTTCTCCCAGTAAAATTTGACCGGTGTACATTGAAACACAGCAACTAGGGCGAAAGAGATACCAAAAGCTGAGCAGGCGGCGAATGTGGCCCAAAGAAGGCCTCGCACTGATTTGCCGGGGAAGATGCGGATATagaagagcaaaagagaCAGCTTAAGCATGGAGACTTCAAGAAAATAGAGTATCTCCATAATCCAGAAGTAAAGGCCAAAATTGGTAATCTGCGAGGGCGTCAGAGTCCAGATATCGCGACCCAGGCCGTGGTCAGACACTTTATAGACGCCGATAACAGTGCTTGGGATTCCAACTAAAATGGTAGAAACAGCCATCCAATCGTCACCACCCAGGCCTACATTGGACCAGAGTTTGTAAGCAATCCGTTGAAGCACAAAGATACCGGAGACGGTGCCGAAGACGTCGTTGAGGATAACATATGATCGAGATCGATCTCTGATAGGTTGATCACAGCCAACAGCTGTTAAATTCATCGTTGCTATAAGTAATTGTTAGGAGGTACTGCAAATGTGAAAccattttgtcttttctgcaGTGCTCACATAAGGCTTGTTTGATGGTGCAGCTCTGTAAGACGCATGCCTGCATGGCCTGCTGCAACGTCGGATTTGTGCATACGCAAGTTGTGTTTGTCAAATCGCATGGTGACTTGGAAATTGACTTGACAAGACACTCTCGCTGTAACATGAAATTTAGTAGATGAAGCTAGGCATAGAAATGTCCTCCACAGGAGGCACGTACAGCACATGGAGGCATCTCAGCCACAGCTTGGAGGGCAGAGGCATCGGCCGAGCCAGCATCCTGACCCAACACTTTTGGCACGGCATCCAGAGCCGCGAAGGCTAATAGCCATAGATTCATGACTATTGGCTATTGTATTGCTATAATTGAGGAATACTAGACCGATGACCAAGTCGTTTATAGTAACGCCATATGAAGAAGAACGTCTGTAGAGCCGTTCGAAACTCGAGCGCAGAAGTTTAGAGTGTAGATTCTATGCATCCGCAGTCGATAGGAGTAGATAGTTAACACTACTAGTATGTAGGAGATAAATCGAGAGGATGTAAAAACGAAACCAAAAGATGCCAGCAAAGATATGTAAGTGATGAGAGTTGCCTggcgagagaggagagagagggctGAAAGGCAGTACAAAAATCTTCACTTTGGAGACTTTTGAAGATGAAAGCCACAGCTACGATGggaaaatagtttatagaaagagagagagagggaaaagttGCCAAAGGGTGGCTGAGGTCCCAGTATTAGGGATAGCTGTGGTGAACATGGGGGGCGATCATACAGTACCTGCGAGGCTCCCCCACCAACCGATGACTTCTCAAGCAACCGTTTCTATTCGGATATACCCACGGAGATGCAACAGGCAAACAAGCTTAGGGCACTAGACGCCATTGTTGGCAGAACGAGCGTATTACATTCATTGCATGTCATGCTTTCCTGAGAGTCAAGCAGCGGGGCCGCCACTAATTTGGCGTTGAGGCGCTGACTAGAAAGAAAGCTCCTTCTTCGCTCGCGACTCAGGAACCTGATGTGGCAAAGGGTCCGTTAGATCCAATCATAGGGCATGGCCCGGCATGAAAGGCTACAGACGCAAGTCCCTGCTAGTACCTGGTGTCACATTTTCTGTGCCTCGACATATCGCTCCAAACCGCAGGCATCGTATAGATAGTAGCAACGGGGCGGCCCCACCGTGTGAACCGTAGCAGCGGACGGGCCTGATTGGCTTGAGGCGGATCGGTTCCGGTTGCGCGAGATTGGTTTTGGACGATATTATGCTAGCAACGATGCGGAGCTTGGAACATGGCCTTCGGATCAGTGCTTGGAGGAGCATTGCGGTGTTACTATTCATATCTTCGTTAGCTGTGCCAGAGCGAgagggaaaggggggagagCCAAGCAAACCCAGCGCCCTGAGCCAGTCTCAGCCAAGCTGGAAACGACGGCCGAGCTAGGCTTCATGCCCGTGGAGAGTGCGGCTGAGCGCCGCTGTTCAGGCCGAGGAACGGAAAGGCAGGTAGCCAAGACGCCCTACGCGTCCAAGCAATAGCAGCGAGACTATCAGGATAGCATGTACAGTCTCAGCGTACAGTATCGGTGCTTTGCTGTGAGCGTGCCGTGCTTCCTCTTTTGCCGGGATCCCCCACATACTGTACGCATACAGCACATACAATACTATCGGCCATCAAGGGTGCTATACTCGGCCTTGTTCGCATCGCTCGTCTTGCTAGCGCAGGCCTGGCGCCGTCTTTCCAGAAGCTTGGCTCCAGCTCGAGACAAAGCGGCCAAGTCAGGGGACGGGGTTTGGGCTAAAAATGCAAATCGCATGATTGGCGTCGCGCTTTCAGCGATCGGGTTACGGCCCTTGGACCGATCGAGGCAAGGCCAGGCAGGCCTGCGACCGGCGCAAAGCCCCGTTGCAGAATTCACGGGCCAAAGGCGGGACGCAGCGGCATGGTGGTGGTAATTTCATCGCAGCCACCGTCGAGCTAAGGCTTTTCGGCGAAGTGACAGCTGCGGGCTGTGTCCGAGACCCCGACGAGGTTGTCGTGAACAAGGCGTTTGGTGTTTCTGCGGCTGCGGTTTCGGTTTTTCTCTCGGGTACCGTGTACAACCACCGGCAGTACCGCGGCTACCTAGTACGGCTAAAAGCTGAAGGCTATGCTTTTGGCGACTCCGTCTTTCTTCCGGACAGAACAACAATTCTGCGCCATTGGCCTCTCTTCGCCTCTCCGCTGCAACGGTAGCGGAGAGCCCAAGGGCGTCCGGCGGCGGGCACATCGCTCCATACCAGGTTTCAGCTTAACAGCCCTTGTCACGGCGGATGCGAAACGAGCCACAGAGTCTGTCTACTCCGTATGTTTTGCTTCATTCCTGCTCTTCCGGCATTTGTGGCGCCTTGTTGCTGACGTGGAGCAGACTGCTAACGGGGTTCATGCTATTAACAAGCGTCAAGTTTGAGTAGCAAATATCCCGAATATATTATCTAATGTCTACTGCTAGCCCCTCTCCTCACGATGCGCCAGAGGCTCAACTACGCGACATACACGGTGCAACAAGCTTTTGCTACCAGCCACCATGGCCATCTACTGTAGCGCCGAGTACACCTTATTCCCAGCATAGCAGGAATAATTACGCCTTCCTAGATGAGcgtcgcagctgcagctacaaAGGTCCATTGCTGCAGGAACAAAGAACGCAACTAGTTCCGAATTCATCGCTGCTCCGCGTACAAGACTTGGCCCGCCCACATTCCGTGGCTGGCTTGCTAGGATCTTGTTCGTCCTTGATTTGGCTGCCGTCAAGATTCAGTTCACTGCAATCTCTTTCTAATAATATGATAATCAAGGCCGAGTCTATGCAATACAGGGAGATCCAGCGCTGCGCGTATACAGTACGCGGGCCATCGTACGACGACTCCTTGCACAAATAAGATTCCCGTTCATGGCAAGTGGGCTTCCCAAGCCCTATGCGATGCAGGGAGCGAAAGGTTTTGAACGGGGGTCCTTGTCACATTCTTCGGACGCTAGCTATTCGCAGGGCTTTGCTGCTCGCTTTCGCTGAGGTGTCTCGTAGATTTACACGTGGAAGCCGCCCGCATCTTTTCTCATTCTTTACTAGCCCGCCTCTCATCCCCGGCTTTTCATCTCGGAATATGAGGCggcatctcatctctcccaGACGACCGGAGGCTACTAGGGGGGAGTAGGTAGGCCCAGATACGAGCGAAGCGATGCTCGAGCCAGGTGTGGACTCTACTTGTACATAGCCTCGGCGCGTATCCGAGCTACTCCGAGCATATCGAGCGCTTCTCTTTGTGGGTGACATTGCGAATGGAGACGCTGATTAAAACCATGCATCGTGTAGGCATCAGGGCGACATTTTGTCAAAAGATACTGTGTCGCGAGACACTAATGACCGAGACTACTATTGTAGgcatttcttttccctttcccagCTAGCCATGGTTGCGTCTTGGTCCGCTGGTCCGTGTTCTATCTCTCTTCCTTCCCAACTTTCGATTCCCATACGGTATAAGCACTCTATTTTTAATGCTGTCAATGGAATCATGCGGCAAAGGTTGCCGCCTGAGTGGCGTTAAACGACTCGAGAGAAGAGTTCCCATGGAAAGAATCTGACTGGGTTCTAGTAGTAACTCAAGTCTGGCTAGAATTAGCCACTCaaactatatttttcttcacaTGCTGATGGCGGCCAAACTTGCCCCAGTCTTCCCAGGGCGGGGCTCCACCTAGTGGGATTTTTTTGATACACTATCTACGGAATGGGAATCCTTGCCGATGTGAAGGATTGCAGTAGTGCATCATGCAAAATATGTCTAATACCAGTAAATTTCGCTTCTGAATGGCCAAGTCAGTCAGCAATCATGCCCTATTCTGTGGTTCTAAGCATATAGACGTGGTAGTATTTGCTAGTGGTAGTTGCAGTAGCAAAACTGCACGTCTCCGTATGAATCCTTATGCAGGTGGATACAGCCATTCATTTGTCAGGTGCTACTCCGAATTcctcattattttttttcccacttgTTCCAAATTACTGCATACTACTGTACTATCAGCTATGCTACCTAGATTAGtagctagtagtagtaagtaTTAGCTCGAATCGAGAAAACACTGCCATTGGCCGGACACTTCACAGATATACAATATACATTGTATTACGAGATAGGTCTTTAAGCTGTGGCCAAAGCGCCTTGTCCCTGCAGGATACTCCAAGTCTTTCGCAACTTTGTCTTACAATTTCTACCATTGCCTGGAGCAGTGCTGGATGGAGGCTGCGCCAAGAGAATAAGCCATCATGTTGAGCCAAGACTTTCACCAACTTCTCTGTTTGCGTCCGAGATTGCCAGAAGAGGCAAACACGTGGGCCGCCGATCGCGTCAGATAACCAAGATGGTCACGTGATTCTCCTGAGACTGCGCCCCTTTAGGTTCGCAGCGCATCAAACGAAGCCTCTCTCTATCCGACCTCTCGAAGCAGCATATTCGATTCTTGTCGCTCGTTGATATCCATATTTTGCCAAAAATGGTGGCCAAGTATATCGACGGCCTGAGGGCCCTGCTGGCTCGACGCATCGTGACCATCGTGGCCATGGCCGCTGTGCTGGCCAGTGTCATTGTCATCCTCGTCCGACTCGGGCCACCGGCGCATCTCGACGACTTGAAGCTGCCGGACATGAAGCTTCCCGATCTCGACATGTCGAAACTCCCGGGCCTGGGATCGCACGAGAAAGTCCACTATGGGCATTGCGACCCCAAGAACTATACCGACACCATCAAGGAGTGGAAGACGGCGCGGGAGAAATATGACAAATTGATAGGAGACAAGTTCACGTAAGTTGCGGGGAACACCGGTGTGACCATGATGCGTCATTGCGCACCTTGGCATCCTCCATGGCCAATCGATTTTCTAACCATTGTTCGTGTTCAACAGAATTGCGATGCAGACTTACAAGCGTCCCAAGGAGCTTGACGACACGCTACGCGTCCTGTTGGCCGAGAAGATACCCTCGCTGCACGAGATTGTCATCATCTGGAACGACCTCGAGGAGAAACCTCCAGGCAACTTCAAGTCTGAAAAGGGCGTCCCTGTGCGATACAGGGTGTCGGAGCGCAATAGTCTGAACATGAAGCTGTTGCCGGATCCGGACTTCAAGACCAAGGCGGTTCTGCTTTCGGACGACGACGTGTACTATAAGCCCCAGGACCTTGAGTTTGCCTTTCAGAGCTGGCGCAAGTTTGGTCAATTTCGATTGACGGGAGCTATGCCGCGTTGCGCTACCGCGGACGCCGAAGGCAACTGGAACTATGGCTTTTGCTCCAAGGATGCTAATCAGGACGTTTACTCCATGATTATAACGAACCTGTGCTTCTCACACATGTCTTTCCTCGATTATTACTCTTCCAATAACACGGTTATGGAAAAGGTCCGTAAATATGTCGACGATCACTTCAACTGCGAAGACATTGCTCTTAATTATGTCGCTTCGTATCTCACCGGCACGGGGCCTCTTCTCGTCACCGGTCGTGATAGGTATGTCAGCTACGAGCCTGCCGTGGGCATCAGCAAGAAGCCTGGCCACTTGGAGGCCCGAACGAAATGCCTAAACGACCTGACGGCGCTCTTTGGCTGCATGCCTCTTGTCAATGAGACAGCTCACATCCAGCGTGGCGTTGTTGTCTTGTAAATTTTCTATGAAAGGGGTGGGACATTGGCGTTTTTAAGAACAAACCCTCAGCCTGCCTTTTGCTGTTCATTGGGCTGAAGGGATGAGTGGGGTTTTGTCTCGGGTGGAGTTTGCTTGCGAGGACACGCCGGTCAGTCAGATGCTTAATTAATGTCTTGGACGGGGGATGAACGGGTAAAACGGCGTCGATCTCTTGGCGCAGGAAGCCTTGTGATGAGCTGCGAAAATAGAATGGCAGACTTGCCAGTTTTGTGTACACATAGAACCAGATCCTTGGGGGATTTTTCCTGTTACTCTACATATCTACGTTGAATGGGTCTCTTGTTAGCAATAAGAGTAGAGAATTGATACAAAGCGATGCTCATTTCTCGTGCTCTTACAGTCAAAGGTGGACGTTGCTTCGCTTGGAGACTCGAATTACAATAGCTGAGACAAAGGACGCGCACTCATGCGGGGACTATTGGAATTGCGCATTTAGATTCCTTGGCAGTTATTTTTTGCGGCCAATTAGGCAGTATTCACATCATTTATAGCACTAGCACCCGATTTTCATCTCCTCATTTACCCAAACCTACGCGTAGCAATTTCAAGGCTGATTCTGTGCCCTCATGACTGAGATCTCTGTCTGTGCCGCGTCTCCCATGCCACTCAGGGGTCAAAGagccagcaacaacaacgcaGATTTGCGGGGAGAAGGGCGGGCTGCCAAGATCTGACGCATCGTTGCCAAAAATCCTTGTTCCCTCGCTAACATAGACACGCAAGACGATATCGTTGCTGGATCGAGCATACGACACTGCGCATGACTAAGGCTGCTGGACAGGTATTCTAGGCTCTGGAGACAGTTCATCTCCACTGCAACGGCCGGGTTTCGCCGCAGTCTCGAAGAAAAAGGGCTTCGAGAGCTGAAGACAAGCGAACAATAGGCACGATAGGAGAGATTATATGTACGTCATGAGATTGAGCTTGAGAGCCTTTATATGAGGCGGGTAGCTGTCCTACTAAAGTGCTTACCTATACACCCGTTCTCTCTCCAGACTCTTACCTCCGCCCTACCCATTCTACGATTCAAACAATGGTTACCGGTGCTTTGAATCAGACAGTGCTATAAGATGCTCCCTTGGCtatctctcctcttttctgctACTAGGAACTTGAAAGACTGCGCGTCGCACGTGCCTAATCTAAACAGCAAATGAAATTGGGCGAGACTTCCTAGTTAGGCACTTTTCTGCGAACCACTTGAAGAGATCGGCTAGTGGGACTCACGCCCGGTTTTAGGTAGCCAACCATGATGTATGCTGTCcaaaaaagataaatacgTCAGCCTGAGTGTGAATAAACATGGTTGTTTTTCACTTTTCCCCATCCTCTTCCTACTTGTCTTCGTCTTGTTttcgagaagaaaaaaatagcaGCAATGGGCTCCGAACAAATAACCTTGTTCGATCTAGCCAGTCAAGCACCGCATACTTCATGGTCTTTGAACCCATGGAAGAGTAAGTAACTGCATTTATAATACCATGTATACTTGCCATGTGTCTCAGGATAAATGCTTAAAGCGGTTGTTTTTTGGAGTATTGCAATTGCTAACAGCTTGATAAGCGCGCATGCTCTTCAATTACAAGGGCCTTGACTATAAGACAGAATGGGTAAGCATCTCAACCTACCTCGATGCAATTCTTTTCCAACAAGACTAATGCTCTGGAACAGGTTGACTATCCAGAGATTGCGTCGAGATTCAGTCCACAGTACGATTTACCTCATCCAATTCCTGAAGCTCATCAGAAACAAACTAATCTCTGTAATAGTATCCCGCCTaatgatggagaaggccaGAAGGCATACACAATCCCCATAATTCAGTTCCCTGATGGAACATACCTCATGGAGTCAGGGAAAATTGCAACGGCCATTGAGAACAAGTATCCATCTCCGACTGTTCACCTTGATTTACCCATCGTTCAGAGGGTAGACAGTCTCGTCGACAAGTGCATGCCCGCCATGCACCCCAATCTCCTGTACAAGTTTTCCCAAGTCGTCCTCAGCGAAAAAAGCTACGACTACTGGGTTGGCGCATACACCAAAAAGTTTGGAATGCCTCTCGACGAATACGAGCGACAGCTGGGCGGCGAGAAATCCTGGGCCGAGGCCCTGCCGGCCATTATTGAACTGACCAGTCTTCTGAAGGAGAGGCAAGCTGAGGGACCCTTTTTCTTAGGCAAGGATATCAGCTACGCTGATTTCATATGGGCAGGAGCATTGATGTTTGTAAAGCGAATAGATGAGAATGTGTTTCAAGAGCTGTTGGACAGGACGGGGGCTAGAGATGTGCATGAGAGGTTTTTTGAGGCGTGCGCGCCTTGGATGAAGAGAGACAGCTACTGATTCTGTGGCTATAGAGTATTGCTTAGACTAGCGATAGAATTATGAGAGTTATTGTAGCAGATGATGCGCCCATAGCCTAATAGCTGAAATATCCCGGGTTCTTCCCCTTGTCATAGTATATAAAACGCCAATGTGAAGATAAAACCCGTAAAAGATAGAAACCCGTAGAAGGTGGAAGACATCTTGCCAGCTAATTTCCTTCTAAATGTCCTCTCAATCCAATAAGCGCAACATCGGCCGTCTCCCGTTTCAAGAAGCCCATCTTACTTACGTCCTCCCCCATCGACAAGCTTCCCTTAGCCCACTCAACGATGAGCTTGCGAGCTTGCCAAATTGCGAGGTGTTTGTTATGCTTGTGAATCTTGGCAATCACTTTGGCCTGGAGGCTCTTGCGCAGGTCTTGCACCCAGTCCTTGTCTACCCACCTAATATCTCCTCGGGCTATTGGGCAAATTGCCTCCGGCTGGCCAGAGAGTTCATCAACAGTCGAGAATTCCAGTTTGAACATGGGCGGGTTGTTGCAGTACGTTGCAACTGCGGAAATAGGGGCTGTGCAAAGGGTTCCAGCATCGCAGTCCGTTACTCTGGCATGTTCTTGAGGTTTCACTGCGGTCCATGTTAGCAGACAAGCATTGACTATAAGTGCGACCTGCGAATTTACTTACCACACAACTTTCCCGCCAAAACCTCTGCTTCCACCAAGAATTCCAGCTCTGATCGCAGCAAATTGCCGGCCTTGCGACTCGACCACTCATTAAAAACCGCATCCAAAAAGCCATCGATGCTCTGTCTCGTCTTGGTCAGACTCGCATTAGGATCCGTCGCACTGCCACAAGCGTGCAAAATCTCATAACACTTCTTCAATTGCACTTCATTCAGATCATCCGCGCTCTTGATCGTCATAGGTTCAGCGGGGTAGTCGTCTCCAGCCTCAATAGCATCGAAGAGCTTGTCGCGTTCGCTTTTGATCTTGCGAGATGGTCGCCGGGGAGGAGTggacgagatggagattggaGATGCAGAAGTGCGTCGCCGCTTGACGCTGCGCTGGGGAGTTGCGGAAGTGATTTCTTGAACGCGATTCGCATCGGCAATAGAAGTAGCACGTCGCCGCAGTTCTCGCTGTGCCTGCGATATACCCGAGAGGTTATTCAGAAACTCGTTGATGTTCTGCCGGCGTAATGGTAGCTGTAGCTCCATTTTGCAAGATTTGGCTGATCAGTGAGTGGTTGTGTATGTTTGTGGGAGAGttatcagaagaagaagaagaagaagtattTTGTTGCATCTTAAGGGAGTAGAGAAGTTTTGAAAGCGGTGAGATGCAAGTGTGCAGTATTACagatttgttttcttctgaCTATCTGTCTGATAgcgtttttctttgttttcgcCGCTTTAGCTGGCATCTGGCAGCCACTGACAAGGAATAGCCCCCGATTGACGCAGCACCCATCTCCACGTCTATGACCTTTCTACCTCGAAGATAgggatgaagaagggagccaccaaagaaaaaatgcgataaaaatagaaatatagtagcagcagagacagcagaggtatataataaaggggGTCCATACgtacgaaaaaaaaaaaaacaagttgAAGGGCTGGGCGTACACGAGGTGTAATGAATCGGCAGAAGAACAGTACAATAGAGACTGAGCTCAGAGGCACCATAGCTCAAGAAGACTCGCTGAAATGCCAGCGTGTCAAAGGAGATTTCTTTGGCTTAGGGAGAGGCCCCCAGCTAGGAGCCCTTGAAGAGGCGCTCGTAGGTACGACGAGGGTACAAACCATTGATTCGCCGAAGTGGGTAAAGAGTTCTTGAGATTGAACTAGGTATCGACTACTAATCACCAAATCCATCAATGTAGACAGTAGTAGCCTCCGCCCCGGCCTGGGGACTGACTTATATGGAACCTTGGGCTTAACCAccttgccttcttctccagacaCCTCAAGGAATTTGCTCTCCTTGAAGGCAGCAACGACGGCGCTTCAAGGCTGAAAGATGAACATACGCTTGAACAAGTGAATCTTTTTGATTGACACGAGCTTGTTCTTCGAACCAGCCACGCCGCTTCGGAAGCCGTTCTTCTGATCCTGGTGGCCTCGCTTCTTCAAGTCATCCTGGTATGCCGCTACGGCTGCCATCGTCTCGACTACTATAACCCCAAATACTGCCTTCACCACATCCACTTTATAAAACTTCTTCAATGTTTTCACATTTGGTACGCCCCTCCCTTCCCCAAGTCGTAGTACTTGGACATGATTTTGAGGTCGTGATCCTTCTAATTGGACGCCGTCGCACTCGGTACCagctttctttgcttcatAAGGTCACTCTTCTCCTCGGTGTTTCTAATTGCTTAGACGTGATCTTCCGGCCCTGTTACACTTATGGTAATTACTCTATATgtcaataataataataatgattcattaattaattaatagttgcgtaaaaaaaaaaagaaagaaagaaagaaagaaagaaaagaaaaaagcaaacaaacaaacaaacgacaacgacaaaaaaaaagttgaagcCTCAGGCTTcaaatgcttcttcttcttcttcttcttcttcttcttcttcttctccttcttgctgctgctgctgctgctgctgttgttgttgttgctgctgctgctgttggtgctCGGCTGGGGCCGAGACACCGCCCATCTCCACGTCCATGGCCTCCCCAGAGGCAGGGCCGGGAGTGGGAGTGGGAGCAGGGGCGGGGGCGGGGGCGGGGGCGAAGGTAATAAGGCCCGCTTCAACGGCTTCCATAAGGCCGGCTTGACGCAGAAGGCTTCTTTGAGCCCTCGA comes from Trichoderma asperellum chromosome 3, complete sequence and encodes:
- a CDS encoding uncharacterized protein (TransMembrane:1 (i12-35o)~CAZy:GT64), with product MVAKYIDGLRALLARRIVTIVAMAAVLASVIVILVRLGPPAHLDDLKLPDMKLPDLDMSKLPGLGSHEKVHYGHCDPKNYTDTIKEWKTAREKYDKLIGDKFTIAMQTYKRPKELDDTLRVLLAEKIPSLHEIVIIWNDLEEKPPGNFKSEKGVPVRYRVSERNSLNMKLLPDPDFKTKAVLLSDDDVYYKPQDLEFAFQSWRKFGQFRLTGAMPRCATADAEGNWNYGFCSKDANQDVYSMIITNLCFSHMSFLDYYSSNNTVMEKVRKYVDDHFNCEDIALNYVASYLTGTGPLLVTGRDRYVSYEPAVGISKKPGHLEARTKCLNDLTALFGCMPLVNETAHIQRGVVVL
- a CDS encoding uncharacterized protein (EggNog:ENOG41), giving the protein MELQLPLRRQNINEFLNNLSGISQAQRELRRRATSIADANRVQEITSATPQRSVKRRRTSASPISISSTPPRRPSRKIKSERDKLFDAIEAGDDYPAEPMTIKSADDLNEVQLKKCYEILHACGSATDPNASLTKTRQSIDGFLDAVFNEWSSRKAGNLLRSELEFLVEAEVLAGKLCVKPQEHARVTDCDAGTLCTAPISAVATYCNNPPMFKLEFSTVDELSGQPEAICPIARGDIRWVDKDWVQDLRKSLQAKVIAKIHKHNKHLAIWQARKLIVEWAKGSLSMGEDVSKMGFLKRETADVALIGLRGHLEGN
- a CDS encoding uncharacterized protein (SECRETED:SignalP(1-19)~EggNog:ENOG41~TransMembrane:5 (n3-11c19/20o182-206i218-239o265-287i299-319o339-363i)), which gives rise to MNLWLLAFAALDAVPKVLGQDAGSADASALQAVAEMPPCARECLVKSISKSPCDLTNTTCVCTNPTLQQAMQACVLQSCTIKQALSTMNLTAVGCDQPIRDRSRSYVILNDVFGTVSGIFVLQRIAYKLWSNVGLGGDDWMAVSTILVGIPSTVIGVYKVSDHGLGRDIWTLTPSQITNFGLYFWIMEILYFLEVSMLKLSLLLFYIRIFPGKSVRGLLWATFAACSAFGISFALVAVFQCTPVKFYWEKWDGEHKGTCLNINSIAWSNAAISIAIDIWVLAIPLWQLKSLNLDWRRKVGVGMMFCIGAFVTVVSILRLRSLIKFGSDSLNPTWDFFDVSVWSVVEINTGLVCVCLPSLRVLLVRLFPKLQGTTERYGRSSRRNRSSNKRASRLPLGHSAGSQVDRSHSHPDIGPNRIAYQRSYTVEYGDTDEVQLVSIHDKQSAKSDARSDIS
- a CDS encoding uncharacterized protein (EggNog:ENOG41), giving the protein MGSEQITLFDLASQAPHTSWSLNPWKTRMLFNYKGLDYKTEWVDYPEIASRFSPHIPPNDGEGQKAYTIPIIQFPDGTYLMESGKIATAIENKYPSPTVHLDLPIVQRVDSLVDKCMPAMHPNLLYKFSQVVLSEKSYDYWVGAYTKKFGMPLDEYERQLGGEKSWAEALPAIIELTSLLKERQAEGPFFLGKDISYADFIWAGALMFVKRIDENVFQELLDRTGARDVHERFFEACAPWMKRDSY